CTACGCACGACCCAACCACTTTAAATAAGCAAGGAGCCGATGTGGGTACGCAATACCGTTCAGTAATTTATTTTCATGATGAAAATCAAAAGAAAATAGTTGAAAAGGTGGTGGAAAAAGTAGCGGAGTATTATGATAATCCTATTGTGACAGAAGTAGGTCCTTTAGATGTGTTTTATAAAGCAGAAGATGAGCATCAAGATTATTACAGAAACAACAAAGAACAAGGTTATTGTAGCTTTGTAATTACTCCAAAATTATCGAAACTTAGAAAGTTGTATGGCGACAGATTAAAATGATGAAACTTAATATAAAAGATACATTTAATACCCAATTACCAGCAGACCCCATTCTAGAGAATTCCAGGAGACAAGTTGAAAAGGCCTGTTTTTCGTATGTAACACCTAAGCATACAGCAAAACCAGAATTGCTTCATGTATCTTCTGAAATGCTTAAAAATTTAGGTCTTTCAAAAGAAGATGCACAAAGCGAAGAATTTCTAAGAGTGTTCACAGGAAATACTGTGCTGCCAAATACGAAACCATATGCCATGTGTTATGGTGGACATCAGTTTGGGAATTGGGCAGGACAATTAGGTGATGGGCGCGCTATTAATTTAGCCGAAGTTGAACACAACAACAAACATTGGGCAATACAGTTAAAAGGCGCTGGAGAAACACCTTACTCCCGGAATGCAGACGGGTTAGCTGTTTTACGCTCTTCAATAAGAGAGTATTTATGTAGTGAGGCCATGCACCATTTGGGTGTACCAACAACAAGAGCTTTATCATTGGCATTATCTGGCGACCAGGTTTTACGAGATGTTTTGTATAACGGCAATCCAGACTATGAAAAAGGAGCAATTGTGTGTCGCGTGGCACCTTCATTTTTGCGTTTTGGCAATTATGAGATTCTGGCGGCGAGACAAGATGTTAAAACACTAAAAACCTTAGTAGATTATACCATCAAACATTTTTTTAATCACCTAGGAGAACCTTCAAAGGAAACTTATTTGGCTTTTTTTAATGAAGTTTCACAACGTACATTAGATATGATAATTCATTGGCAACGCGTCGGTTTTGTGCATGGTGTGATGAATACTGATAACATGTCTATTCTTGGTTTAACCATAGATTATGGACCTTACGGTTGGCTTGAAGGTTTCGATTATGGCTGGACGCCGAACACGACCGATCGCCAACATAAACGTTATCGTTATGGAAATCAACCTAATATAGGACTGTGGAATTTATATAAATTAGCCAACGCCTTATATCCTTTAATAGAAGATACACAAGCACTTGAAAGTATATTAGATACGTATAAAACAGATTTTGAAGTGAAGTCTTTAGTGATGATGCGTTCAAAATTAGGATTAGAAACTGAAGATGTTTTTGATGCCTCTTTAATTCAAGATTTGGAAGATAATTTACTGCTTACAGAAACGGATATGACTATTTTCTTTAGGAAATTAAGTGATTTTAATAAGGAAGAAGTTTCCGAAGGATTAGAAATTGTTAAAAAGGCATTTTATATTTCAACAGAAATAACTGGTGAAATTCAACAAAAATGGGATGCATGGTTTCAACGGTATGCGGAACGTTTGAAGCAAGAACAAACAAATTCTAAAGTACGAAAAGAGAATATGAATTTGGTGAATCCAAAATACGTGCTTCGTAACTATATGGTACAATTAGCTATTGATGACGCTGATAAAGGCGATTATCGGTTAATTGATGAATTATTTCAATTACTAAAAAAACCTTATGACGAGCAACCGATATACGAAAAATGGTTCGCAAAGCGTCCTGATTGGGCACGACATAAAGTAGGCTGTTCCATGTTGTCATGTAGCTCGTAATTCATTCAATTAATAAAAATATAACATAGTGATTTTAGGATTAGGAATGGCTGCCATTGGTAGGCCGCATTATATTAATGTAAGGAAAAATACAACTGCAAAAAGCGAGGTAACCGAACTTAAAGCTAATGGTTTTGAAGTTTTAGATGAAGCTTACAAATTAGGTGTGCGTTATTTTGATACCGCCCCAGGTTATGGATTGGCAGAGCAATTATTAATAGAATGGTTAGCAAATAAAAACGATAACAGCATACAAGTAGCCACTAAATGGGGTTACACCTATACCGCAAATTTTGATGCGGATGCGTTGGTTCATGAAGTAAAGGAACATAGTATTTCAAAATTAAAAGAGCAATGGCAGGTGTCTAAAAACCTATTGCCATTTTTAACAACCTATCAAATTCATTCGGCAACTTTAGAAACGGGTGTGTTAGAAAATGAATCGGTTTTAAATGAATTAGCCCATTTAAAAAGTGAGTTTAATTTAAAAATAGGGATTTCAACTACGGGGGAAAATCAAGTAGAGGTTATAAAAAAAGCATTAGAAGTATCTGTTGATGGTATACCGTTATTTGATACATTTCAAAGCACCTACAATGTTTTAGACCAAAGTGTTTTTAATGTAAATAATTTATTGAAACAAGAAGGTAAAAAGTTAATTATTAAAGAAGCCTTGGCTAACGGTAGAATTTTTAGAAACTCAAATTACCCAAAGTATACCGATTTCTATAATTATATGGAAAGTGTATCAAACAAATATAATGTTGGTGTAGATGCTATTGCATTACAGTTTTGTGCTAGAACAATTCCTGAAAGCATTATTTTAAGTGGCGCGAGTACAGTTGGTCAGTTAAAAGAAAATTTAAAATTGGATGCATTTGTTTTAACTGAAGAAGAATTAAATCGATTAAAACATTTTAGCGTTGAGCCAACATGGTATTGGAATGAGCGCAAGCAATTAAAATGGAATTAATTTCTAAAATTGCATTAGGAGGTGGATGCCATTGGTGTACAGAAGCTGTTTTTCAATCGTTACTTGGTGTTGAAAAAGTAGAACAAGGTTATATAGCTTCAGTGGATGAAAATAGCAATTTTTCCGAAGCCGTGATTATTCATTTTAATTCTGAATTAATTTCATTAGAAACATTAATAGAAATTCATTTATATACACATAAAAGTACCAGCAATCATTCCATGCGAACTAAATACCGTTCGGCAATTTATGTGTTTTCAGGACTTCAAAAACTTCAGTCGGAAACTATTATTAAGAATTTTAAAAAGGACTTTGATAATAAATTAATCACCCAAATCTATCCATTTCACTCCTTTAAAGCTTCTAGAGAATCGATTCAAAATTACTATCAAAAAAATCCAGAAAAACCATTTTGTAAAACGTTCATCAATCCTAAATTGAAATTGTTGTTAAATCAATTTTCTAAACATACTAACATTGAAGAGTTAAAGCATTTGGTCTAATAAAGCAGATTAAACGGGAATTATTATATTTAAAAAGCGATCTAATGTATTTTTGCATTTATTAAAGCGATTATATGACTTCTGTATCCGATTTATTAAACTTGTTAATTTTAGAGAAAATTAGCGAAACTGAATTTAATGGTGTTAGTAAAACCATTGGTAGCCCTATTGTTTTTGGAGGCCAAGTGCTTGCACAAGCTCTTAATGCCGCAAGTAGAACCATTACCAATGATAGAATATTACACTCGATGCATTCGTATTTTTTGGAGGCTGGTAATTTAGAATTACCAATTACCTACAATGTAAGTGTTGTTAGAGACGGTGGGAGTTTTTCGGTACGTCGTGTAACAGCGCATCAAAAAGAGCGAACTATTTTTATATTATCGGCATCGTTTCATAAAAAGGAAGAAGGTTACGACCATCAAATACCTATGAAACCCGATTTAAAGCAACCGGAAGAATTGTTGGGGTGGACGGATATTCTTCAGAAATTCGGAGATTTTTTACCTAAAAGCCTTAAAGCTTTTTTTGAAATAGATCGTCCTATAGAATTTAAACCAACCGAAATAGTAAATCCTTTAGATAAGAAAGATGTACCACCATTTAGCGATGTGTGGTTTAAGTTAAAAGGCGATGCTAAAAACATAGATTTGGCTACAAAACAGCAAATTTTAACTTATATTTCAGACTATAATATTTTAGGTTCTACGTTGTATCCACATGCCAGTAAAGCACACTGGGGCAATACACAAACGGCCAGTTTAGATCATTCGATGTGGTATTTTAGAGATTTTGATTTTGATGATTGGTTGTTATATTCCATGGAATCTCCAAGTGCTTCTAGTGCTCGCGGGTTTGCTCGTGGCAATATATTCACTAGAGACGGGAAATTAGTAGCATCGGTAGCTCAAGAAGGCCTAATGCGCCCCATTGTTAAGTAAATAAGACATAATAATTTTGACATATTTGTAATGAGTCAGTTGAATTAAAGACTGATTAAATTAATTGTATTTTTGTAATTCACAATTTTAAAGGCATGGACTTGTACGAACATCTGGAATCGCCAATGATTTTTAAAATAAGTTTTAACGAACTTCTTAAAACTTACGAGCAACTTTCGAATAGTGACGATGAGTTTCTTGCGATTAAAGCAAAACGGATTTTAGAAATTCAAAAACCTTATCCTGATTTGCGAGAAGGTTTTACCGATTTGTCGTTGCTAGAAACCTACAAAAAGCCCATAGCAGCTATTCTTCAAGATTCTTTCAGTC
The genomic region above belongs to Mariniflexile litorale and contains:
- the msrA gene encoding peptide-methionine (S)-S-oxide reductase MsrA, which codes for MVNKNIQIATVGGGCFWCTEAVFQEVKGVEKVESGYSGGHVPGHPTYREVCSGLTGHAEVIQITFDETIISYEDILMIFMTTHDPTTLNKQGADVGTQYRSVIYFHDENQKKIVEKVVEKVAEYYDNPIVTEVGPLDVFYKAEDEHQDYYRNNKEQGYCSFVITPKLSKLRKLYGDRLK
- a CDS encoding protein adenylyltransferase SelO family protein → MKLNIKDTFNTQLPADPILENSRRQVEKACFSYVTPKHTAKPELLHVSSEMLKNLGLSKEDAQSEEFLRVFTGNTVLPNTKPYAMCYGGHQFGNWAGQLGDGRAINLAEVEHNNKHWAIQLKGAGETPYSRNADGLAVLRSSIREYLCSEAMHHLGVPTTRALSLALSGDQVLRDVLYNGNPDYEKGAIVCRVAPSFLRFGNYEILAARQDVKTLKTLVDYTIKHFFNHLGEPSKETYLAFFNEVSQRTLDMIIHWQRVGFVHGVMNTDNMSILGLTIDYGPYGWLEGFDYGWTPNTTDRQHKRYRYGNQPNIGLWNLYKLANALYPLIEDTQALESILDTYKTDFEVKSLVMMRSKLGLETEDVFDASLIQDLEDNLLLTETDMTIFFRKLSDFNKEEVSEGLEIVKKAFYISTEITGEIQQKWDAWFQRYAERLKQEQTNSKVRKENMNLVNPKYVLRNYMVQLAIDDADKGDYRLIDELFQLLKKPYDEQPIYEKWFAKRPDWARHKVGCSMLSCSS
- a CDS encoding aldo/keto reductase, which encodes MILGLGMAAIGRPHYINVRKNTTAKSEVTELKANGFEVLDEAYKLGVRYFDTAPGYGLAEQLLIEWLANKNDNSIQVATKWGYTYTANFDADALVHEVKEHSISKLKEQWQVSKNLLPFLTTYQIHSATLETGVLENESVLNELAHLKSEFNLKIGISTTGENQVEVIKKALEVSVDGIPLFDTFQSTYNVLDQSVFNVNNLLKQEGKKLIIKEALANGRIFRNSNYPKYTDFYNYMESVSNKYNVGVDAIALQFCARTIPESIILSGASTVGQLKENLKLDAFVLTEEELNRLKHFSVEPTWYWNERKQLKWN
- a CDS encoding peptide-methionine (S)-S-oxide reductase, which translates into the protein MELISKIALGGGCHWCTEAVFQSLLGVEKVEQGYIASVDENSNFSEAVIIHFNSELISLETLIEIHLYTHKSTSNHSMRTKYRSAIYVFSGLQKLQSETIIKNFKKDFDNKLITQIYPFHSFKASRESIQNYYQKNPEKPFCKTFINPKLKLLLNQFSKHTNIEELKHLV
- a CDS encoding acyl-CoA thioesterase II, with amino-acid sequence MTSVSDLLNLLILEKISETEFNGVSKTIGSPIVFGGQVLAQALNAASRTITNDRILHSMHSYFLEAGNLELPITYNVSVVRDGGSFSVRRVTAHQKERTIFILSASFHKKEEGYDHQIPMKPDLKQPEELLGWTDILQKFGDFLPKSLKAFFEIDRPIEFKPTEIVNPLDKKDVPPFSDVWFKLKGDAKNIDLATKQQILTYISDYNILGSTLYPHASKAHWGNTQTASLDHSMWYFRDFDFDDWLLYSMESPSASSARGFARGNIFTRDGKLVASVAQEGLMRPIVK